The following are encoded together in the Acidimicrobiales bacterium genome:
- a CDS encoding glycosyltransferase family 2 protein — MTAPDLELTVVVPVYDESETIEAVVREVVVVADELAPGRCEVVVVDDGSTDGTGALVDVLAAELPEVQVVHQVNRGHGPALLVGFDRARGRWIGHLDSDDQIPAKELAGLWSERAGADLVLGVRTDRDDPQHRLVLSAVVRRLVGLLAGRPVRDANVPCKLFRADLWAEARPLLPDDVFAPSIALALVAARQGHVIQEVPVAHRARTAGASTLRPLRLARAVATATGQTLTLAWRLRPRPGSPPGRRRPG, encoded by the coding sequence ATGACCGCGCCGGACCTCGAGCTCACCGTGGTCGTGCCGGTCTACGACGAGTCCGAGACCATCGAGGCCGTGGTGCGCGAGGTGGTCGTGGTGGCCGACGAGCTGGCGCCGGGGCGCTGCGAGGTCGTGGTGGTCGACGACGGGTCGACCGACGGGACGGGTGCGCTGGTCGACGTCCTGGCCGCCGAGCTGCCCGAGGTGCAGGTGGTCCACCAGGTGAACCGGGGGCACGGTCCGGCGCTGCTGGTGGGCTTCGACCGGGCCCGGGGTCGGTGGATCGGCCACCTCGACTCCGACGACCAGATCCCCGCCAAGGAGCTGGCGGGCCTGTGGTCGGAGCGTGCCGGGGCCGACCTGGTGCTGGGCGTGCGCACCGACCGCGACGACCCGCAGCACCGCCTGGTGCTGAGCGCCGTGGTGCGGCGGCTGGTGGGGCTCCTGGCGGGTCGACCCGTCCGTGACGCCAACGTCCCCTGCAAGCTGTTCCGGGCCGACCTGTGGGCCGAGGCGCGGCCGCTGCTGCCCGACGACGTGTTCGCACCGTCGATCGCCCTGGCACTCGTCGCCGCTCGCCAGGGCCACGTGATCCAGGAGGTGCCGGTCGCCCACCGGGCCCGCACCGCCGGGGCGTCCACCCTCCGCCCCCTGCGCCTCGCCCGGGCCGTCGCCACCGCCACCGGCCAGACGCTCACGCTGGCGTGGCGTCTCCGCCCTCGTCCGGGCTCGCCCCCGGGTCGCCGTCGTCCGGGCTGA
- a CDS encoding sigma-70 family RNA polymerase sigma factor, which translates to MDEHEWLAERFEEHRTHLRAVAYRMLGSLTEADDAVQDTWLRLSRAGTDGVENLGGWLTTIVARVCLNVLRSRQTRREAPLDALLPDPVVTPDPGGGALQPDEEALLADSVGLALLVVLDTLAPAERLAFVLHDMFRLPFDEIAPMVGRSPAAARQLASRARRRVGGADVPTPDPDVGRQRQVVDAFFLAARGGDFDALVALLDPDVVLRADFGARRPESSQELHGAAAVARQAITFSNPHADLRPARVNGMAGVVVIVRGEPFAVMGFTVTGGRIVGIDAVADPDRVRRIAAAVLSPDDGDPGASPDEGGDATPA; encoded by the coding sequence ATGGACGAGCACGAGTGGCTGGCCGAACGCTTCGAGGAGCACCGCACCCACCTCCGGGCGGTGGCCTACCGCATGCTCGGCTCGCTCACCGAGGCCGACGACGCCGTCCAGGACACGTGGCTGCGCCTCAGCCGGGCCGGGACGGACGGCGTCGAGAACCTGGGCGGGTGGCTGACCACGATCGTCGCCCGCGTGTGCCTGAACGTGCTGCGGTCGCGCCAGACCCGCCGCGAGGCGCCCCTCGACGCGCTCCTGCCCGACCCCGTCGTCACCCCCGACCCGGGTGGCGGCGCCCTCCAGCCCGACGAGGAGGCGCTGCTCGCCGACTCGGTGGGCCTCGCCCTCCTCGTGGTGCTCGACACCCTGGCCCCGGCGGAGCGGCTCGCCTTCGTGCTCCACGACATGTTCCGGCTGCCCTTCGACGAGATCGCGCCCATGGTCGGCCGGTCCCCGGCGGCGGCCCGGCAGCTCGCCAGCCGGGCCCGGCGACGGGTCGGCGGCGCCGACGTGCCGACACCGGACCCCGACGTCGGCCGTCAGCGGCAGGTGGTCGACGCCTTCTTCCTGGCGGCCCGCGGCGGCGACTTCGACGCCCTCGTCGCCCTGCTCGACCCCGACGTGGTGCTGCGGGCCGACTTCGGTGCCCGGCGGCCCGAGTCGTCGCAGGAGCTCCACGGCGCGGCAGCTGTGGCCCGCCAGGCGATCACGTTCTCGAACCCGCATGCCGACCTGCGCCCGGCCCGGGTGAACGGCATGGCCGGCGTGGTGGTCATCGTGCGGGGGGAGCCGTTCGCGGTGATGGGCTTCACCGTGACCGGCGGCCGGATCGTCGGGATCGACGCCGTCGCCGATCCCGACCGGGTGCGGCGCATCGCCGCGGCCGTGCTCAGCCCGGACGACGGCGACCCGGGGGCGAGCCCGGACGAGGGCGGAGACGCCACGCCAGCGTGA